The DNA segment ACGCCACGGCGATAATTTCATCATATATTCTTTTGCCTGCATTTTCGATCGTTTCTTCGCCATTGATTATGTTTGACACGTCCAAGTCAATATCATCCTGTCGAAATTTTGCTGTTTTGGGATTGCCCGTCACCTTGATCACTGGCACGACAGGAAGACCGAACGGAGCGCCGAGTCCTGTTGAAAAAACGATCACCTGTGCACCAGAAGCCATAAATCCCGAGACAACTTCTACCTCACGCCCAGGTGAGTCCATAAAAATAAGTCCCTTATCATTCGGTCGTCCAGCATACTCAATTACGCTTACCAGGGGAGAAGTACCTGCTTTACGAATTGCGCCTAGCGACTTTTCCTCGATGCTAGAAAGTCCGCCCTTTATATTTCCAGGCGTTGGCTGAGAACCTCTCAAATCAACCCCCATTTTTTTGCCTTCCATTTCGATACGCTCAACGGCTTTGTAAAGTCTCTCAGCAACGTCACTTGTCAAAGCTCTTCTTGCCAAAACGTGCTCTGCCCCAATTACTTCTGTTGTCTCCCCGAAAATTACACGTCCGCCTCTTTCTATGATCATATCAGCTGCAACTCCCGTTGCGGGATTTGATGCTATACCCGAGGTCGTATCTGAGGCTCCACACTTTACTCCAATCGTCAACTCTGAAACTGGGATTTGCTTCCGATG comes from the Methanomassiliicoccales archaeon genome and includes:
- a CDS encoding UxaA family hydrolase, producing MRDDFFLGFERNKCAGTRNYVAILPSVVCANEVARIIEERVDGTRAFLHHQGCIQMGRDLEQTFRSLLGFGLNPNCHSVLVIGLGCEAIDAEKLANEIAKSGKPVDLIKIQDMGGTLRSVDKGIKIAREFVEIASQQHRKQIPVSELTIGVKCGASDTTSGIASNPATGVAADMIIERGGRVIFGETTEVIGAEHVLARRALTSDVAERLYKAVERIEMEGKKMGVDLRGSQPTPGNIKGGLSSIEEKSLGAIRKAGTSPLVSVIEYAGRPNDKGLIFMDSPGREVEVVSGFMASGAQVIVFSTGLGAPFGLPVVPVIKVTGNPKTAKFRQDDIDLDVSNIINGEETIENAGKRIYDEIIAVASGKLVKSEILGYRFVDIWRIGPTL